The proteins below are encoded in one region of Paenibacillus sp. YYML68:
- a CDS encoding trimeric intracellular cation channel family protein, which translates to MSELLQLNLYLFSMIGTIAFAISGAVVAMEEEYDILGVFVLALVTAFGGGVVRNVLIGIPVTTLWGQGMYFKIALAAAFLVFIVPVVWIKKWKTWESLFDAIGLSAFAIQGALYAVQLKVPLSAVIVAAMLTGIGGGMIRDVLAGRKPLVLRDEIYAVWAMLSGLLIGLGWVQGSWQLLVLFAGIVVLRMLSVQLKWRLPRRAINLNEDPSMEKS; encoded by the coding sequence ATGAGTGAACTGCTGCAGCTTAACTTATACTTATTCAGTATGATTGGCACCATCGCATTCGCCATATCGGGTGCTGTCGTTGCGATGGAGGAGGAATATGACATTCTCGGCGTATTCGTCCTCGCACTTGTTACCGCCTTCGGCGGTGGCGTCGTGCGCAACGTGCTGATCGGTATTCCGGTGACGACACTATGGGGCCAGGGCATGTACTTCAAGATTGCGCTCGCCGCGGCGTTCCTCGTATTCATCGTTCCTGTCGTCTGGATCAAAAAGTGGAAGACGTGGGAGTCACTATTCGATGCGATTGGTCTATCGGCCTTCGCAATTCAAGGCGCCCTGTACGCGGTACAGCTGAAGGTTCCACTATCCGCAGTTATCGTCGCGGCGATGCTGACCGGCATCGGCGGAGGAATGATCCGCGACGTACTGGCCGGCCGCAAGCCGCTCGTGCTGCGTGATGAAATCTATGCCGTATGGGCGATGCTGTCTGGCCTCTTGATTGGATTAGGCTGGGTGCAGGGCTCGTGGCAGCTGCTTGTTCTATTCGCAGGGATCGTCGTGCTGCGCATGCTGTCGGTTCAGCTGAAGTGGAGGCTGCCGCGGCGGGCGATTAACTTGAACGAGGATCCTTCTATGGAGAAAAGCTAA
- a CDS encoding YhcN/YlaJ family sporulation lipoprotein — protein sequence MNQRTLRGAAALLAAASCSVLMLSGCAGNKPSEGKPGAGLNDYRQQALYDRDSRNNEDPSLGVKSRWVEEEEQRKAPEYIGRKQLDMTNRHYAKSMGFDPQIAAKVNRIAGVSSSMVMLTEVNAYVAVVLDGHRPDEEANPDTMKHKVTETGGTGLFGTGQGTPNRISWTESGGLGYSKADEIRKLVLSVAPTNIQEVYVTANPNFVQRLRFYAQEEQAQGKLTPYMNEFNTMIQHVFPDSTNTRQ from the coding sequence ATGAATCAACGAACGCTTCGAGGTGCAGCAGCGCTGCTCGCAGCGGCGAGCTGCAGTGTGCTGATGCTGTCAGGCTGCGCCGGCAATAAGCCGAGTGAGGGCAAGCCCGGCGCTGGGCTGAACGATTATCGACAGCAGGCGCTGTATGATCGGGACTCACGCAATAATGAGGACCCATCGCTAGGGGTGAAGTCGCGCTGGGTTGAGGAAGAGGAGCAGCGGAAGGCACCTGAATATATTGGACGCAAGCAGCTGGATATGACGAATCGACATTATGCCAAATCTATGGGCTTCGACCCGCAGATTGCCGCCAAGGTGAATCGCATCGCCGGTGTCAGCTCCTCGATGGTAATGCTGACGGAGGTGAACGCCTACGTGGCGGTCGTTCTGGACGGGCACAGACCAGACGAAGAGGCGAACCCGGATACGATGAAGCACAAGGTGACCGAGACGGGCGGCACCGGATTGTTCGGTACCGGACAAGGTACACCGAATCGGATCTCTTGGACAGAATCCGGCGGTCTTGGCTACAGCAAGGCGGACGAGATTCGCAAGCTCGTGCTGTCGGTAGCGCCGACGAACATACAGGAAGTATACGTCACGGCTAATCCGAATTTTGTTCAGCGGCTTCGCTTTTATGCACAAGAAGAGCAAGCGCAAGGCAAGCTGACACCGTACATGAACGAATTCAATACGATGATCCAACATGTATTCCCCGACAGCACGAACACAAGACAATAA
- a CDS encoding response regulator transcription factor — MPKILLVEDDQSIADMISIYLSEEHYNVYCAGDGKQGMELFQEHKPDVVILDLMLPDTNGLELCKLLRMRSGVPIMIVSAKSEVSERVNALMIGADDYLCKPFSMRELAARTNALLRRSGMNAPLQGLGPSRPQADANRAVVTVDLEKRCIYVHQQQVETTYSEFEIMRNFCQYPGKVFSREELLNNIRGIDSFVTERSVDVHITNLRKKVEADPKEPKHIKTVWGVGYKFEP; from the coding sequence ATGCCTAAAATATTGCTGGTTGAAGATGACCAAAGCATCGCGGATATGATCTCGATCTACTTAAGTGAAGAGCATTACAACGTCTATTGCGCAGGAGACGGCAAGCAAGGGATGGAGCTGTTTCAGGAGCATAAGCCAGATGTCGTTATTCTCGATCTCATGCTGCCTGACACGAACGGGCTGGAACTGTGCAAGCTTCTTCGCATGCGATCCGGAGTTCCGATTATGATCGTCTCGGCGAAGAGCGAGGTGTCCGAGCGCGTCAATGCGCTGATGATCGGGGCCGACGACTATTTATGCAAGCCATTCAGCATGAGGGAGCTCGCAGCTCGTACCAACGCACTGCTGCGCCGAAGCGGAATGAATGCTCCGCTGCAAGGACTAGGTCCAAGCAGACCGCAAGCAGATGCGAACAGAGCAGTCGTAACGGTCGATCTCGAGAAGCGCTGCATTTATGTACATCAACAGCAGGTCGAGACGACATACTCGGAATTCGAGATTATGCGTAACTTCTGCCAATACCCTGGCAAGGTGTTCTCTCGCGAGGAGCTGCTCAACAACATACGCGGCATCGACTCGTTCGTGACTGAACGCTCGGTTGACGTTCACATTACGAATCTGCGTAAGAAGGTCGAGGCCGATCCGAAGGAGCCGAAGCACATTAAGACCGTCTGGGGCGTCGGCTACAAGTTTGAGCCATGA
- a CDS encoding aspartyl-phosphate phosphatase Spo0E family protein — protein sequence MIIHSNLELEQFIQSCVDDLNRMVAGQGLALTHPHVVEKSMELDLLILKAMRFRHRGACPV from the coding sequence ATGATCATTCATTCCAATCTTGAGCTGGAGCAATTCATCCAGTCATGTGTCGACGATCTGAACCGTATGGTGGCAGGTCAAGGCCTGGCTCTAACTCATCCGCATGTTGTGGAGAAGAGCATGGAGCTAGACCTTCTCATCCTGAAGGCGATGCGCTTCAGGCACCGCGGTGCCTGTCCGGTCTAA
- a CDS encoding helix-turn-helix domain-containing protein: MSDHLQPLCPRFEAAFEILGKRWTGLIVRALVQGPRRFKDISEMIPGMSDRMLAERFKELEAAGIISRHVYPETPVRIEYQLTDKGKALQPVMDAVQEWGETWCL, translated from the coding sequence ATGTCAGATCATTTACAACCACTGTGTCCGAGATTTGAGGCTGCATTCGAAATATTAGGTAAGCGATGGACGGGCTTGATCGTCCGTGCATTGGTCCAGGGGCCACGCCGCTTCAAGGATATATCCGAGATGATTCCCGGAATGAGCGATCGGATGCTCGCTGAACGGTTCAAGGAGCTCGAGGCCGCGGGTATCATAAGCCGTCATGTATATCCGGAGACGCCGGTTCGTATTGAGTATCAGCTCACGGACAAAGGGAAGGCGCTGCAGCCTGTCATGGATGCGGTGCAGGAATGGGGAGAAACGTGGTGCTTATAA
- the purT gene encoding formate-dependent phosphoribosylglycinamide formyltransferase: MYSSYGSPLSGQAKKMMLLGSGELGKEVVLEAQRLGVETIAVDRYADAPAMQVAHRSHVINMLDGVALRAIIEQEKPDLIVPEIEAIATPTLVELEAEGYRVVPTANAARLTMDREGIRRLAAETLGLPTAKYAFADSLEELHAAIAEIGTPCVIKPIMSSSGKGQSVCRTPDDVEQCWSYAVEGGRAKLTRVIVEQFIHFESEITLLTVRSVNGTTFCAPIGHIQKDGDYIESWQPHAMSDEQIKQAESIALAITEALGGWGLYGVELFLAPDQVYFSEVSPRPHDTGMVTMATQDLSEFALHVRAILGLPIPNVRVLTPGASYTLKADRDSTSFRIAGVELALDQPNTQVRLFGKPETKPGRRMAVALSSGETVEQARELAKQAAQKLHIEYL; this comes from the coding sequence TTGTATTCTTCATATGGATCCCCATTATCGGGTCAAGCTAAAAAAATGATGCTGCTCGGCTCTGGCGAGCTCGGCAAGGAGGTCGTGCTCGAGGCCCAGCGTCTAGGCGTGGAGACGATTGCTGTCGACCGATACGCCGATGCTCCAGCGATGCAGGTGGCGCACCGTTCCCATGTCATCAATATGCTGGATGGCGTCGCGCTGCGCGCGATCATCGAGCAGGAGAAGCCGGATCTCATCGTGCCGGAGATCGAGGCGATCGCTACACCGACGCTCGTTGAGCTCGAGGCAGAGGGCTATCGGGTCGTGCCGACGGCGAACGCTGCGAGATTGACGATGGACCGCGAGGGCATTCGCCGTTTGGCGGCAGAGACACTCGGCCTGCCTACAGCCAAGTATGCGTTCGCCGATAGTCTGGAGGAGCTGCACGCCGCCATAGCCGAGATTGGGACGCCGTGCGTCATTAAGCCGATCATGAGCTCCTCAGGCAAGGGACAGAGCGTGTGCCGCACACCGGATGATGTAGAGCAGTGCTGGAGCTATGCCGTTGAAGGCGGTCGAGCGAAGCTGACGCGTGTCATCGTGGAGCAATTCATCCACTTCGAATCTGAGATTACGCTGTTAACTGTGCGCTCTGTGAACGGTACGACATTCTGCGCCCCGATCGGACATATTCAGAAGGACGGCGACTATATCGAATCGTGGCAGCCGCACGCGATGTCAGACGAGCAGATCAAGCAGGCAGAGTCGATTGCACTTGCGATTACAGAGGCGCTCGGCGGCTGGGGACTGTATGGCGTAGAGCTGTTCCTCGCACCAGATCAGGTGTACTTCAGCGAGGTGAGCCCGCGTCCGCATGATACGGGTATGGTGACGATGGCGACTCAGGATCTGTCTGAATTCGCGCTGCACGTCAGGGCGATTCTAGGGCTGCCGATTCCGAACGTGCGCGTCTTGACGCCGGGAGCCTCGTACACGCTCAAGGCGGATCGGGACAGCACCAGCTTCCGTATCGCAGGTGTCGAGTTGGCGCTAGACCAGCCGAATACGCAGGTGCGGCTGTTCGGCAAGCCGGAGACGAAGCCAGGCAGACGGATGGCGGTCGCGCTCAGCTCCGGCGAGACGGTGGAGCAGGCACGCGAGCTTGCGAAGCAGGCGGCTCAGAAGCTGCATATCGAATATTTGTAG
- a CDS encoding TIGR00266 family protein, whose amino-acid sequence MNAHEIDYRIQGSEMQYVEIELDPSESVIAEAGSLMMMDQNIQMETIFGDGSDQGKGLMGKLFGAGKRLLSGESLFMTLFTNRGSGKETVSFASPYPGRIMAMDLSELNGKIVCQKDSFLCAAKGVSIGIDFQRKLGAGFFGGEGFIMQKIEGDGLAFVHAGGTICERELKPGEMIRVDTGCLVAMTKDVNYDIEFVKGIKTALFGGEGLFFATLRGPGRVWIQSLPFSRLADRVISAAGPAGRKEEGSLLGGLLDGNR is encoded by the coding sequence ATGAACGCCCACGAAATTGATTACCGTATTCAAGGCTCGGAGATGCAGTATGTCGAAATTGAGCTCGATCCTTCAGAGAGTGTTATCGCAGAGGCAGGCAGCCTCATGATGATGGATCAAAATATTCAGATGGAGACGATATTCGGAGATGGCAGCGACCAAGGCAAAGGGCTGATGGGCAAGCTGTTCGGTGCGGGTAAGCGGTTGTTGTCTGGAGAAAGCTTGTTCATGACGTTGTTCACGAACCGCGGCAGCGGCAAGGAGACAGTCAGCTTCGCTTCTCCGTATCCAGGCCGCATTATGGCGATGGACCTGTCCGAGCTGAACGGGAAGATCGTCTGCCAGAAGGATTCGTTCCTATGCGCCGCGAAGGGCGTCTCGATCGGGATCGACTTCCAGCGCAAGCTGGGGGCAGGCTTCTTCGGCGGCGAAGGCTTCATCATGCAGAAGATCGAGGGCGACGGGCTGGCCTTCGTGCATGCAGGCGGCACGATCTGTGAGAGAGAGCTGAAGCCGGGAGAGATGATTCGCGTAGACACCGGCTGCCTCGTCGCGATGACGAAGGATGTCAACTACGACATCGAATTCGTGAAGGGGATCAAGACGGCGTTGTTCGGCGGCGAAGGGTTGTTCTTCGCTACGCTGCGCGGACCTGGCCGTGTATGGATCCAGTCGCTGCCGTTCAGTCGCTTGGCGGATCGAGTCATCAGCGCAGCTGGACCGGCCGGACGCAAGGAAGAAGGCAGTCTGCTCGGCGGTCTGCTTGACGGCAATCGCTAA
- a CDS encoding metallophosphoesterase family protein, translated as MRIGVVADTHLRARHSTLPKALVHVLTGVDLIVHAGDWMDPSIVRLFESIAPVEAVAGNNDGEELAARFGYRKVLELAGFRIGLVHGDGGRSTPDTAYAAFCSSDSAHDSIDAIIFGHSHIPYEEVRHGVLLFNPGSPTDKRRQSLYSFGTLELGDTIQARHYYYEDKS; from the coding sequence TTGCGAATTGGAGTTGTAGCGGATACGCATCTCCGTGCAAGGCATAGCACGTTGCCGAAGGCGCTCGTTCACGTGCTCACTGGCGTAGATCTAATCGTTCATGCAGGAGATTGGATGGATCCTTCCATCGTTCGATTGTTTGAGTCGATCGCGCCGGTGGAAGCCGTCGCCGGCAATAACGACGGCGAAGAGCTGGCTGCGCGCTTCGGCTACAGGAAGGTGCTCGAACTTGCCGGCTTTCGAATTGGGCTTGTGCATGGTGACGGGGGACGCTCGACGCCGGACACGGCGTATGCGGCATTTTGCAGCAGCGATTCCGCTCACGATTCGATCGATGCGATTATATTCGGTCATTCACACATCCCTTATGAAGAGGTTCGTCATGGTGTTCTGTTGTTTAACCCCGGTTCGCCTACCGACAAGCGCCGACAGTCGCTCTATTCATTCGGTACTCTGGAGCTAGGGGACACCATTCAAGCACGGCATTACTACTATGAGGATAAGAGCTAA
- the ytxJ gene encoding bacillithiol system redox-active protein YtxJ yields the protein MAQWKEITTTEQWTEAWTASGEKPFVILKHSTACPVSFSALEEFESYLGKTPNEDVEYLLVKVIESRPVSNQIAEETGVKHASPQVLYVKNKETVWNTSHWSITEKHMTAVLN from the coding sequence ATGGCACAATGGAAGGAAATTACGACGACCGAGCAATGGACGGAAGCGTGGACGGCAAGCGGCGAGAAGCCGTTCGTTATTTTGAAGCATAGCACCGCATGTCCGGTCAGCTTCAGTGCTCTTGAAGAATTCGAGTCCTACCTTGGCAAGACTCCGAACGAGGATGTCGAGTATTTGCTCGTCAAGGTCATTGAGTCCCGTCCGGTGTCGAATCAGATCGCTGAGGAGACAGGCGTGAAGCACGCCTCGCCTCAAGTTTTGTACGTGAAGAACAAGGAGACGGTCTGGAACACGTCGCACTGGTCAATTACAGAAAAGCATATGACAGCTGTTCTAAACTAA
- a CDS encoding alpha/beta hydrolase family protein has protein sequence MGVRSFSFFSGALYRRKVCQVYVPDSYEQDEDRRYPVVYLLHGLYGDATSWTVKGNAEATLNAMIASKQLSDCIVVMPDDGGYGHGTFYINWYDGTGRFEDYILYDLIPAVDREFRTIADRAMRSVVGLSMGGYGAVVLSLRNPDTFGAAASISGVLMSVSFISDQELRTEVPRMIGPLHGPHAKEVDVHMLAARRAREEQKPALHMNCGRSDFLYPVNLAFKATLEHLGYEHEYMEFDGEHNWDYFGTHLVEALTFIERTQHRSCEGESPSF, from the coding sequence ATGGGAGTGAGATCTTTTTCCTTTTTTTCCGGGGCGCTATATAGAAGGAAGGTATGTCAGGTGTACGTGCCTGACAGCTATGAGCAGGATGAAGACCGTCGTTATCCGGTCGTGTACTTGCTGCACGGCTTATACGGTGATGCGACAAGCTGGACGGTGAAGGGGAACGCGGAAGCAACCTTGAATGCGATGATCGCCTCCAAGCAGCTGAGCGATTGTATCGTCGTCATGCCTGACGATGGCGGTTACGGTCATGGAACGTTCTACATTAACTGGTACGATGGCACAGGACGCTTTGAGGACTACATCCTGTACGATCTGATTCCTGCTGTCGATCGGGAATTCCGTACGATAGCGGACCGTGCGATGCGTTCGGTCGTTGGTCTATCGATGGGCGGCTACGGAGCGGTCGTGCTGTCGCTGCGTAATCCGGACACGTTCGGAGCGGCGGCCAGCATCTCCGGTGTACTCATGTCGGTATCGTTCATCTCCGACCAGGAGCTGCGAACGGAGGTGCCTCGCATGATCGGTCCGCTGCACGGTCCGCATGCGAAGGAGGTCGACGTGCACATGCTTGCTGCAAGAAGGGCGAGAGAAGAGCAGAAGCCTGCGCTTCATATGAATTGCGGTCGTTCAGACTTCCTGTATCCGGTTAATCTTGCATTCAAGGCGACACTCGAGCACCTTGGGTACGAGCATGAATATATGGAGTTTGATGGGGAGCACAATTGGGACTATTTCGGCACGCACCTCGTGGAAGCGTTAACGTTCATTGAGCGAACACAGCACCGTTCATGCGAGGGTGAGTCGCCGTCCTTCTAG